The nucleotide window CCCCCAACCGCCACGATACAGGGTCCGGTGGCCAGCCGGTAGCTCATGGCCCCTCTGAAGGGATCGTTTCCTTCCTTATTACGTGTTCTCCTCAGTCCTCGAACGTCGAAAACGACAATAATAAAAAAAGCGGTAAAAATACCGACGATAAACCCCGTGGTCCAATCCATTTCAGAATACCTGCAGTTTCGAAAGGTCTCTGTGGTTCACGCTGATTCCTCCGGGAATATCCCTGTAATGCTCGAAAAGCCACTCCACGACGGCCACCGATCGATGCCGCCCTCCCGTGCATCCCATGGCCACGTGGAGCAGGGACTTGCCCGTATTGAGGTAACGGGGAATGACGAAATCGAGAAATTGCGTGCAGGAGGTCAAAAATTCTCCAGTTTCCGAAAAAGATTTCAGATACTCCCGAACGGCCTCGTCCATGCCCGAAAGGAGCTTCAGTTCCGCCACGTAAAACGGATTGGGAAGGAAACGCACGTCGAACACGTAATTGCTGTCCTGAGGAACCCCGTGCTTGAACCCAAAAGAGGAGAGCATCAGAGAAACGCTGCCCTGTCTGCGTCCGAACTCGCCGATGAGATATTTGCGGTACTGCTGGGGATCCATGAGCGAGGTGTCCAGCACCAGGTCCGCCTTTTCCAGAACCGGCGCCAGTAAAAGGCGTTCCCTGCGTATGCCCTCCTGAACCGACAGGTTCTCTCCCAGAGGGTGACGGCGTCGGGTCTGCTCGAAACGGCTGAGCAAAGCCTCCTCCGAGGCGGTCAGAAAAAGAACCGTCACATTGGAGGTGATCTCCTTCATCAGCGCCACGGCCTTCGTAAAATCATCCGGAAGCCGGTCGCTTCGCACGTCGATTGTGACGGCGATGCCCATTTCCGTGGCCGCCCTGTGGTCCGATAAAAGATGAAAAAGCTGAGGCAGAAGCAGGGGGGGAATGTTGTCTATGGCAAAAAAACCCTCATCTTCCAAAACCTTGAGCGTCGTGGTTTTTCCAGCCCCGGACATCCCCGTGACGATAATGCACTGCCGGACGCCTTCTTTTGTTTTTTCCATTTTATACATCGCCCAAACTTTCTTTTTAATACTTTTAAATACTTTATTAATAATTTTATTCATAATTCAATAATTTCTTCATAATTCTAACTCAAACCGCGCGGTGAAAGCGCCATGAGAATCACCGGGCCGCGATAATTGTATACCTTCCAGGAAAAATCCCCGAGACGAACGGGAAACAAAGGAAAGAGTTCCGCGAAAATCCGCGCAAAAAAAAAGTTTTTCGCGAGAAGGGCGTTTTTCTTCATATTTTCTCCCCTTTTTTTTTCTATCATGTAAGACAGACATATTTCTGGGGGTGTTTGCATGAAAATACTGATCGTGGAAGATGAACCCGCCATCGCTGACGTGATCGGGGCCTACGCCACCCGCGAAGGGTATCAGACCCGATGGGCCGCGGATGGCGAACAAGCCCTCGAATTCTGGGCCCGGGAACCCTTCGACCTGGTGCTGTTGGACCTCATGCTTCCAAAACTTTCCGGCGAGGAGGTCTGCCGGAACATCCGTTCCGCCTCCGCCGTCCCCATCATCATGCTGACGGCCCGGGGGAGTGAAAACGACGTCATTGCCGGTCTCGACGCCGGCGCCGACGATTACGTGGTCAAACCTTTCAGCCCCCGAATCCTCATGGCCCGCATCCGGGCCAACCTCCGCAAAAACGGCGAAACTCAGGGAGATTTGAAAAATATTATAAAGATAGGTTCCCGAATCGAGGTGGACCCCAACCGTGTGGAGATCCGTAAAGACGGACGCCCTGTATCGGCCACCCGCAACGAATTTCTGATTTTCTCCACACTCGCCACGCCTCCCATCCGAACCTGGTCCCGGGACGACATTATCCGCGTCGCTCTGGGAGACGAGTACGACGGGTTCGACCGCACCGTGGACACCTATATCAAAAACCTCCGCAAAAAACTTGCCGAACCGGGCTGTGAAAACGGGTGGATACAGACCGTTCACGGATTTGGTTATAAAATCGACGACACCCGACCGGAATGAACATGAAAATCAAACATTCCCTGCGAGCCCACCTGCTGCTGCTCTACGTTTTACTGGCCCTGCTCTCGGGCATTCTCGTCCCCATGGCCAGTATATACATTACCCTGGAGGAATTCAGGGGATATTTACAGGAACGGAAGAAATACGATATCCGAGAGATCGCCGGTTCCCTGATTTCTCTTTATCAGGAGGAAAATTTCTGGGACCCCACCCGGGTTCGGGACGTCCTGCGTCAGGCCTCCAGAATGCCCATGATGAGCCTGGCCCTCTACAATGCGGACCGACGTCGGGTGTTCCCGGCAAATCCCGGCGAGGGAGGGCCTCCTCCCATTCTGCCCCCGGAGCCGGAGCACCGCGAAAGAGAGGGCTCGAAAGCGGGTCCGGGTGAAAGAACGCTCCGGAGCGGCTTCAACAGGATTCCCCTCGAACACGAGGGAAAGCCCATTGGAACGCTGATCGTCGCCCTGCCCCCGATGCCCGGAAAAGGCGAGATGCTGTTCGTGAAACGCCTCGGAATCTACGCCATAGAAGGGGCTGCACTTATGGTGGCCCTGGCCTGCGCTCTGGGATTTTTCGTGGCGGGAGATCTCAGCCGTCCCGTGCTTCGAGCCGCGGAGCAGGCGCAGCGCATCAGCCGGGGGAACTACGACGCGCCTCCGGAAAAACCCAGCGGCATCCTGGAGATGGACGCGCTTTCTGAAAGTGTGAAGGAGCTGGGGCGCGCGCTGGACGGACAGGAAAAACTGCGTCAGCGTCTCATGGTCGACATCGCCCATGAACTGAGAACCCCTCTGACGGTCATCAAATCCCAGCTCGAAGCTCTGGCAGACGGCGTATGGGACGCATCTCCGGAGCGGCTGGGGCTCTGCGTGACGGAAATTGACCGCCTGAGCGAGCTGATCGCGGAGGTGGAGCGGCTGTCGAACCTTGAGGGAGAAACCCTCTCCCTTCAAATGGAAGAACGGAACCTGGGGGATTTTCTGTGGAAAATACTGGACTCCTTCGAACAGCTTTTTGCCCGGTCCGGAATCACGCTGATCCGAAAATTTCCGGAAAAAAAGCAAATTATGGTGAATATCGACTCCGGACGTTTTCGTCACGTCATCGAGAATCTCCTGTCCAACGCCGTGCGTTACACAGAAAAGGGCGGGACGGTGACCCTGAGCCTCGACGCCTCGGAGGAAAACGCCAAAATCGACATCGAGGACTCCGGCATGGGAATCGAACCGAAGGACCTGCCTCACATTTTCGAACGGTTCTACCGCGCCGACGCATCCAGAACACGGGGGACCGGAGGCCGCGGCGTGGGGCTGTCCATTGCCCGGGCGGCGGTGGAAGCCCACGGCGGCTCCATTTCCGTCCGAAGCGAGCCCGGCAGGGGCAGCACCTTCACGGTCCTTCTGCCGCGAATCTGAAAAAATGACGGCTCATGTGACGTTGTGTCCCGCGGTAAAATGACGGACAATAGGCGGGATATAAAATGAGGAGTGTGACCCCCATGGGATCGAACGGTTCTGCCGGTTTTACATCAAAAAGACTGACATGGAAAGGATTTTCCAAAGCTTTGCTTTTTATCTGGGGAATGGCGGGAGGCGTCGCCGCGGGTCATCTTTTTTACCTTGAACGTTACCCGGCCGGACTGGCGATGTTCGCCCTGACCGCTCTTTTCCTGTATTTCGCCGTCGGGGAGCCCCGTCGGCCCCGGAGAGACGACGCCGGGGACAACGTCGTCTCCGGCGGAAAGGGAGACCGGGAAAGCACCCTGAGAGAACTGGCCCTTCTGGTTTCTGAAAATGCCGTAACCGCCGCGAAGAACATCGGACGCACCCTTCCCTGCACTCCCACCGAGCTCTCAAAACTGGAGGATCGGCTGGTGGCCATTTTGGACGAACTGGACGTTCCCGCCGAGGGCAAAAACGCAATCGTCGAGGAAATCGAAAAACTTCGCACGCGAACCCGTCAACTCGAAGGCCGGCGCGCTCTGAGCGGCAGATTTTAGAGCCGGCGGCTCTTTTTTGCCTCAATCCGATCAGCGTCCGGAAGTTTCAGGCGCCGGTTTCCGGATGAGATTTCGGATGAAATTGTGGTTGTACAGGCTTTCATATTTTCCCCGGAACATGATACACTTGAGTCATCGCAGAACAATAAAAACAAAATAGATATTTAAAACATTTTCTTACAAAAAACTGAGGAAAGTGGATGAGTGATGGAGCGTATATTGGTTGTAGACGATAATTTGACGGTTCTGAAACAAATTGGCGTACAGCTCGCGGGAACCTACGACGTTCTTCTCGCGCGGTCGGGAGAGCTGGCTCTCCAGATATGTGCGCAGGAAAGTCCCGATCTCATTCTGCTTGACGTTGAAATGCCGGATATGGACGGGTTCGAAACCATCGCGGAACTCCAGAGAACGCCGCCGCTGAACCAGATCCCCGTCATTTTTCTGACGAGTCGCAACGACGTGGCCACCGAGGTCAGGGCCCTCGAATCAGGGGCCATGGATTTCATAGTCAAGCCGGCCCACCGAGACATCCTCCTGCACAGAATCGACCTTCACCTCCGATGTTCCACCTATCAGCACCATCTGGAGCAGATCGTGAGAGAACTGGAAGACAACGTGGTCATCTCTTTTGCGGAACTGATCGAATATAAGGACGAAAAAATGGGCGGGCATGTTCTGCGGACCAGCAAATACGTGGAACTGCTGGGACGCGCCCTGATGCGGGACGGAAAATACTCCGACGCCTTCAGCGAAAAAGATCTGAACCTCATGATCCGGGCCGCCCCCTTTCATGACATCGGCAAGATAGGCGTAAGCGACGTCTTTCTGCTGAAACGGGGATCCCTGACCCCCGAAGAATACGACGAGGTCAAAAAACACACGGTTATCGGCGCCCAGGTTCTGAAGT belongs to Synergistaceae bacterium and includes:
- the rapZ gene encoding RNase adapter RapZ, which translates into the protein MEKTKEGVRQCIIVTGMSGAGKTTTLKVLEDEGFFAIDNIPPLLLPQLFHLLSDHRAATEMGIAVTIDVRSDRLPDDFTKAVALMKEITSNVTVLFLTASEEALLSRFEQTRRRHPLGENLSVQEGIRRERLLLAPVLEKADLVLDTSLMDPQQYRKYLIGEFGRRQGSVSLMLSSFGFKHGVPQDSNYVFDVRFLPNPFYVAELKLLSGMDEAVREYLKSFSETGEFLTSCTQFLDFVIPRYLNTGKSLLHVAMGCTGGRHRSVAVVEWLFEHYRDIPGGISVNHRDLSKLQVF
- a CDS encoding response regulator transcription factor, whose translation is MKILIVEDEPAIADVIGAYATREGYQTRWAADGEQALEFWAREPFDLVLLDLMLPKLSGEEVCRNIRSASAVPIIMLTARGSENDVIAGLDAGADDYVVKPFSPRILMARIRANLRKNGETQGDLKNIIKIGSRIEVDPNRVEIRKDGRPVSATRNEFLIFSTLATPPIRTWSRDDIIRVALGDEYDGFDRTVDTYIKNLRKKLAEPGCENGWIQTVHGFGYKIDDTRPE
- a CDS encoding HAMP domain-containing protein → MKIKHSLRAHLLLLYVLLALLSGILVPMASIYITLEEFRGYLQERKKYDIREIAGSLISLYQEENFWDPTRVRDVLRQASRMPMMSLALYNADRRRVFPANPGEGGPPPILPPEPEHREREGSKAGPGERTLRSGFNRIPLEHEGKPIGTLIVALPPMPGKGEMLFVKRLGIYAIEGAALMVALACALGFFVAGDLSRPVLRAAEQAQRISRGNYDAPPEKPSGILEMDALSESVKELGRALDGQEKLRQRLMVDIAHELRTPLTVIKSQLEALADGVWDASPERLGLCVTEIDRLSELIAEVERLSNLEGETLSLQMEERNLGDFLWKILDSFEQLFARSGITLIRKFPEKKQIMVNIDSGRFRHVIENLLSNAVRYTEKGGTVTLSLDASEENAKIDIEDSGMGIEPKDLPHIFERFYRADASRTRGTGGRGVGLSIARAAVEAHGGSISVRSEPGRGSTFTVLLPRI
- a CDS encoding response regulator, yielding MERILVVDDNLTVLKQIGVQLAGTYDVLLARSGELALQICAQESPDLILLDVEMPDMDGFETIAELQRTPPLNQIPVIFLTSRNDVATEVRALESGAMDFIVKPAHRDILLHRIDLHLRCSTYQHHLEQIVRELEDNVVISFAELIEYKDEKMGGHVLRTSKYVELLGRALMRDGKYSDAFSEKDLNLMIRAAPFHDIGKIGVSDVFLLKRGSLTPEEYDEVKKHTVIGAQVLKSIHDRTPTQDYLKYAQLFAEGHHERYDGKGYPYGLEGEDIPLCCRLIAVANVYDACITPRIYRPALTHEEARQVILAGKGTEFDPYIVDVFESLYDDFSKLHARSRLLGKRFGGDPGL